One window of the Cryptomeria japonica chromosome 7, Sugi_1.0, whole genome shotgun sequence genome contains the following:
- the LOC131028346 gene encoding isoeugenol synthase 1-like — MEASVTCRPPGNIISQSELVSLWEKKTGTTLKRVFVSESELIKLSETLPHPDNAPVCVLHNVFVKGDQTNYEVGEEALEVSKLYPDYKYTPIEEFLEASVSAPRDIKLTSFA; from the exons ATGGAGGCCAGTG TGACTTGTAGGCCACCAGGGAACATTATTAGCCAGAGTGAGCTTGTATCGTTGTGGGAGAAGAAAACAGGAACCACTTTGAAGAGAGTTTTCGTATCAGAATCTGAGCTAATCAAATTGTCAGAGA CTCTGCCTCATCCCGATAATGCTCCTGTTTGCGTTTTGCACAATGTATTTGTGAAAGGTGACCAGACCAACTACGAAGTAGGAGAAGAAGCGCTTGAGGTTTCAAAGCTCTATCCCGATTACAAATACACTCCAATAGAAGAGTTTCTTGAGGCATCAGTCAGTGCTCCCCGCGATATAAAACTTACATCCTTTGCCTAA